A genomic window from Clostridium aceticum includes:
- a CDS encoding sigma-70 family RNA polymerase sigma factor → MFFLVILVNISVGQFTNRKEAFIIEDYQLIWRIKKGDQQAFDTLVRKHYQNIYSYCIRRTGNQVMAADLTQDIFLKLVKAIYNYHFTGKFTNFLFTIAVNTCNDYCRKPQQRYEHVDSLQKSDNRPEPIDRVIQNEEAKGIKQKIDALPDMQKDAIILYYYHDMKAKDIAKVTGVNLATVKSRLKQGKDKLKKMFSEEDYFER, encoded by the coding sequence ATCTTTTTTTTAGTTATACTCGTTAATATAAGTGTAGGACAATTTACAAATAGAAAGGAGGCGTTCATTATTGAGGACTATCAACTAATATGGCGGATAAAAAAAGGTGATCAACAGGCATTTGATACTTTAGTAAGAAAACATTATCAAAATATTTATAGCTATTGTATCAGAAGAACAGGGAATCAAGTGATGGCCGCCGACTTAACACAGGATATTTTTTTAAAGCTGGTAAAAGCCATATATAATTATCACTTTACAGGAAAATTTACTAACTTCTTATTTACAATAGCTGTTAATACCTGCAACGACTATTGTAGAAAACCTCAGCAAAGGTATGAACATGTTGATAGTCTGCAAAAAAGTGATAACAGACCTGAACCTATAGATAGGGTCATCCAAAATGAGGAAGCAAAGGGGATTAAGCAAAAAATTGATGCACTTCCTGATATGCAAAAAGATGCCATTATTCTTTATTACTACCATGATATGAAGGCAAAGGATATTGCAAAGGTTACGGGGGTAAACTTAGCTACAGTAAAATCACGATTGAAGCAAGGAAAGGATAAGTTGAAAAAAATGTTTAGTGAGGAGGATTACTTTGAAAGATAG
- a CDS encoding N-acetyltransferase, translating into MNGGAHWLGLELMKSAAEIIKEYMEENMIRNFEMDDLTEVMKIWLESNIEAHDFIDKSYWQGNYEVVKKMLPKATIFIYENNEKVQGFVGLMGNYIAGIFVDIEKQSKGIGKILLNHVKENYSSISLQVYKNNDRAVKFYLRENFVITKEQIDENTNELEYVMDWKDHQ; encoded by the coding sequence ATGAATGGAGGAGCCCATTGGTTAGGTCTTGAACTTATGAAGAGTGCTGCTGAGATTATCAAAGAATATATGGAGGAAAATATGATAAGAAATTTTGAAATGGATGATTTAACAGAGGTTATGAAAATATGGCTTGAATCAAATATTGAGGCTCATGATTTTATTGACAAAAGTTATTGGCAAGGGAATTATGAAGTAGTTAAGAAGATGTTGCCAAAGGCTACAATATTTATTTATGAAAATAATGAAAAAGTTCAAGGGTTTGTTGGTTTGATGGGCAATTATATTGCAGGAATTTTTGTTGATATAGAGAAACAGTCTAAAGGTATAGGGAAAATTTTACTTAATCATGTTAAAGAAAACTACTCCTCGATATCACTGCAAGTTTATAAAAATAATGATCGTGCAGTTAAATTCTATCTAAGAGAAAATTTTGTTATCACAAAAGAACAGATTGATGAAAATACCAACGAACTGGAGTATGTAATGGATTGGAAAGATCATCAATAG
- a CDS encoding ion transporter: MAFIHKKIKGKLHEIIFGTDTLAGKAFDVMLIITILSNSILIIAESVDIIRSIYGMWIAVLGWFFVIIFTVEYILRILVVSKKSAYIFSFFGMIDLLAILPVFLGFGLPQIRFWAIIRSLRLLRLFSILKMGRYMDESGHLLRALKASRPKITVFLFTILFIIVIVGSMMYVIEGPQHGFNSIPESMYWAIVTVSTVGYGDISPQTPIGKLVSSLLMIIGYGIIAVPTGIISHELAHTSKDHEKGKTCPNCHAGDYVEDDQFCSKCGTALRG, encoded by the coding sequence TTGGCCTTTATTCATAAGAAGATAAAAGGCAAGCTACATGAGATTATATTTGGAACAGATACCCTAGCGGGAAAAGCCTTTGATGTGATGTTGATTATTACCATTCTTAGTAATAGTATTTTGATTATTGCTGAAAGCGTAGATATTATTAGAAGTATTTATGGTATGTGGATAGCAGTCCTAGGTTGGTTTTTTGTTATTATCTTTACAGTAGAATATATATTAAGAATCTTAGTTGTTAGTAAGAAAAGTGCTTATATATTTAGTTTTTTTGGTATGATAGATTTACTGGCTATTTTACCAGTATTTTTAGGCTTTGGTTTACCCCAAATACGATTTTGGGCTATAATTCGAAGTCTTAGACTGCTAAGATTGTTTAGTATTCTAAAGATGGGGCGCTATATGGATGAATCTGGCCATTTATTACGTGCATTAAAGGCTAGTAGACCCAAAATCACTGTCTTTCTTTTTACAATTCTGTTTATTATTGTGATAGTAGGATCAATGATGTATGTTATTGAGGGACCTCAGCATGGATTTAACAGTATCCCTGAGTCCATGTACTGGGCAATTGTCACGGTTTCCACCGTTGGTTATGGGGATATCTCTCCCCAGACGCCTATAGGTAAGCTGGTCTCTAGTTTACTAATGATCATCGGTTATGGAATTATAGCTGTACCTACAGGAATCATCTCCCACGAGCTAGCACATACCTCCAAAGATCATGAAAAGGGAAAGACATGTCCAAACTGTCATGCAGGAGACTATGTTGAAGATGATCAGTTTTGTTCTAAATGCGGCACTGCACTTAGAGGATGA
- a CDS encoding D-alanyl-D-alanine carboxypeptidase family protein, with amino-acid sequence MRRKRSQKRKTKYFKIFISIFIATFLLIGAYKSISRLLPFILDRPSEKIRIPLSDSQQKNTVPLDEQEEMNLNPLMEELYSPYSILVRLKDQKVVSEVKSEERIYPASLTKIMTVIVAIENISNLKEPIILPKEIFSDLYEANASMAGFLPGEEVPAIDLLYGTMLPSGADASIGLAVGISGSEKEFVKLMNKKAKKLRMDGTHFTNATGLHNDNQYTTVKDIAMLLQYALKNETFRQIFTAEGHSTASTNLHSSGITFYSTLATRIDSYEFDGGRILGGKTGYTNKAGLCLASLAVKNGTEYILVTAGAEGNPHTEQYHIMDALMVYKNYLIQIWPRGL; translated from the coding sequence ATGCGTCGAAAAAGAAGTCAAAAGAGAAAGACTAAATACTTTAAAATATTTATTTCAATTTTTATTGCTACATTTTTGTTGATTGGAGCCTATAAAAGCATCAGTCGACTTTTACCATTTATCTTAGACAGACCATCTGAAAAGATTAGGATTCCGTTATCGGATTCACAGCAAAAAAATACAGTGCCTCTAGATGAGCAGGAAGAAATGAATCTAAACCCATTAATGGAAGAACTATATAGCCCCTATTCAATACTGGTTCGCCTGAAGGACCAGAAGGTAGTTTCTGAAGTCAAGAGTGAGGAAAGAATTTATCCAGCTTCTCTTACAAAAATCATGACTGTCATAGTAGCAATTGAAAACATCTCTAATTTGAAAGAGCCTATTATTCTTCCAAAGGAGATCTTTTCCGATTTATATGAAGCTAATGCTTCAATGGCTGGGTTTTTACCAGGTGAGGAAGTGCCTGCAATTGATCTACTGTATGGAACGATGCTGCCTTCTGGTGCTGATGCTTCCATAGGACTAGCTGTTGGAATCTCTGGATCAGAAAAAGAATTTGTAAAACTCATGAACAAAAAGGCAAAGAAACTCAGGATGGATGGTACGCACTTTACAAATGCAACAGGTCTGCACAACGATAATCAATATACTACAGTAAAAGATATTGCTATGTTACTTCAGTATGCGCTAAAGAACGAAACTTTTCGCCAAATTTTCACCGCTGAAGGTCATTCCACCGCCAGCACTAATCTACACTCTAGTGGCATCACCTTTTACAGTACTTTGGCTACGAGAATAGATAGCTATGAATTTGATGGTGGGAGAATTCTCGGAGGTAAAACAGGTTATACCAATAAAGCTGGGCTTTGTTTGGCTAGCTTGGCTGTGAAGAATGGGACTGAATATATTTTGGTTACTGCAGGTGCAGAAGGTAATCCTCATACGGAACAATATCATATTATGGATGCACTTATGGTTTATAAAAATTATCTAATACAAATATGGCCTAGAGGTTTATAA
- a CDS encoding carbonic anhydrase — translation MYILRTKKAKQYITCIILLATLIILIGCTAPQNNSNVSNAETREASKEVAVIEISPSNSFELLKEGNARFIDDKAGIKDISLERRQTLTEGQHPFAIVVSCSDSRIPPEIVFDQALGDLFVVRLAGNLVDSVALGSIEYAAAVLESPLIVVMGHEKCGAVIATAKGEEVPGSIDSIVRIIQPSVEKVKAMGVAGDELYEKATDENILNSIEEIEKSPIVKELIGTGNLKILGAKYILETGEVKFFSEVD, via the coding sequence ATGTATATACTAAGAACAAAAAAAGCAAAACAATACATAACTTGCATCATTCTTTTAGCTACTCTAATCATACTAATAGGTTGCACTGCACCTCAAAATAATAGCAATGTTTCTAATGCTGAGACCCGGGAGGCATCTAAGGAGGTAGCCGTTATTGAAATATCTCCATCAAATTCATTTGAGCTTCTTAAAGAAGGAAATGCTAGATTTATAGATGATAAAGCTGGTATTAAAGATATTAGTCTTGAAAGACGTCAGACTCTAACCGAAGGACAACATCCATTTGCAATTGTTGTAAGCTGTTCTGACTCCCGCATTCCACCCGAAATTGTATTTGATCAAGCTCTAGGCGATCTGTTTGTCGTTCGTTTAGCAGGGAATCTTGTTGATTCTGTAGCACTAGGAAGCATAGAATATGCTGCTGCTGTTCTTGAAAGCCCGCTTATCGTTGTAATGGGCCATGAAAAGTGTGGTGCTGTAATCGCAACAGCTAAGGGAGAAGAAGTTCCTGGCAGTATAGATTCCATTGTAAGAATAATTCAGCCATCTGTAGAGAAAGTTAAGGCTATGGGTGTTGCTGGAGATGAGCTATATGAGAAAGCTACGGATGAAAATATTTTAAATTCCATAGAAGAGATAGAGAAGAGTCCTATTGTAAAGGAACTTATAGGCACTGGCAATTTAAAAATTCTAGGTGCTAAATATATCCTTGAAACAGGAGAAGTAAAATTCTTTTCAGAAGTAGATTAA
- a CDS encoding 3-keto-5-aminohexanoate cleavage protein: MRKALISVAPVSASSTNIDPAEIANDVIQCSKAGAGMVHLHVRDKNGKLTSDMTVLNEIIGLIRKECDIIIQASTGGISDLTIEERCVPVMSTLVESNSLNVGSVNLGDAVYLNPIKDVRYCVDKIIKNNKIPEIEVFEIGMIKATKDLTQEFNFVKPMLFSIVLGHIGASPATVRTLRSLIDSIDEFFPNKEEVLWGITHANRKSFDIIETALDLGASTVRIGFEDSNFLDEVQTAKNNYLLVEEIARIIKNKGMLPYTPDEARKLLRIK, from the coding sequence ATGAGAAAAGCCTTAATATCAGTAGCACCTGTATCTGCTTCTTCAACCAACATTGACCCTGCTGAAATAGCCAATGATGTTATTCAGTGTAGTAAAGCTGGGGCAGGTATGGTTCATCTTCATGTAAGAGATAAAAATGGAAAACTTACTTCAGATATGACCGTATTAAATGAGATAATTGGACTAATCCGTAAGGAATGTGACATAATAATACAAGCATCAACTGGTGGGATATCTGACCTTACGATAGAAGAAAGATGTGTACCAGTTATGTCAACCTTGGTTGAATCGAACTCATTAAATGTAGGCTCTGTAAACCTTGGCGATGCTGTATATCTTAATCCAATCAAAGATGTAAGATATTGTGTAGACAAAATAATAAAGAATAATAAGATTCCTGAGATTGAAGTGTTTGAAATTGGCATGATTAAAGCTACTAAGGATCTAACTCAGGAGTTCAACTTTGTAAAACCAATGTTATTTAGTATAGTTCTAGGGCATATTGGTGCATCTCCAGCAACCGTGAGGACCCTTCGATCTTTAATAGATTCTATAGATGAGTTTTTTCCAAACAAAGAGGAGGTATTATGGGGTATAACCCATGCCAATAGAAAATCTTTTGATATAATTGAAACAGCATTGGATTTAGGTGCATCTACTGTTAGAATTGGCTTTGAAGATAGTAATTTCTTGGATGAAGTCCAAACAGCAAAAAATAATTATCTTTTAGTGGAAGAGATAGCAAGAATTATTAAGAATAAGGGGATGCTGCCATATACACCGGATGAGGCTAGAAAACTATTGAGAATAAAGTAA